A window of Hevea brasiliensis isolate MT/VB/25A 57/8 chromosome 14, ASM3005281v1, whole genome shotgun sequence contains these coding sequences:
- the LOC110641477 gene encoding probable LRR receptor-like serine/threonine-protein kinase At5g45780, producing the protein MGNSLCCCLQHADRITIEDDSAAVISFSSSELSAYTDGFSAKNLLGHGGFGSVYLGNYNGKLVAVKVSRQLDTKTRLQWQAEIKYLSNMMHSNIIKLVGYCNTPEKLYLVYPFMQHGTVKSKLSGLDWNRTMKIITGAARAIRELHCHSPPLVYRDLKLDNLLLDKDFTPILADFGAVTPEGEALRLGTSGYTDPIVMNNGPGTKPNDIYSLGVMILQLIMKEKVVSFPGSSVPWHITHWASTIHSAKGHAVHQKLTTTGCSKAAAIAITKLGLDCTRPNMSERPNISEVLRRIINLE; encoded by the exons ATGGGTAATTCCTTGTGTTGTTGCCTTCAACATGCAGATCGGATCACTATTGAAGATG ATTCAGCTGCTGTGATATCGTTTAGCTCGTCCGAGTTAAGTGCATACACTGATGGGTTTAGTGCGAAAAATTTGCTTGGGCATGGAGGATTTGGCAGTGTTTATCTTGGAAACTATAATGGTAAACTAGTAGCTGTCAAGGTCTCTCGCCAATTAGATACAAAAACCAGGCTTCAATGGCAG GCTGAGATTAAGTACTTATCCAACATGATGCATAGTAATATCATCAAGTTGGTTGGCTATTGTAATACTCCAGAGAAATTGTATCTTGTCTACCCATTTATGCAACATGGAACTGTCAAGAGCAAATTATCGG GACTAGACTGGAATAGAACCATGAAAATTATCACGGGAGCAGCACGTGCAATACGAGAGCTGCATTGCCATTCACCTCCACTTGTCTATCGCGATTTAAAGCTTGACAATCTTTTGTTGGATAAG GATTTTACTCCCATACTAGCTGATTTTGGGGCAGTTACACCTGAGGGAGAAGCTTTGAGACTTGGTACCTCTGGATACACTGATCCAATAGTTATGAACAATG GGCCTGGAACCAAGCCAAATGACATATACAGCTTGGGAGTGATGATATTGCAGCTAATTATGAAGGAAAAGGTCGTTTCATTTCCAGGATCTAGCGTTCCCTGGCATATTACTCACTGGGCGAGCACAATTCACTCTGCCAAAGGACATGCAGTTCATCAAAAACTAACAACAACTGGGTGCTCCAAAGCTGCTGCAATTGCAATTACAAAGCTTGGACTGGATTGTACTCGTCCTAATATGTCTGAGCGTCCCAATATTAGTGAAGTCCTTCGTAGAATCATAAATTTAGAATGA